Proteins co-encoded in one Euleptes europaea isolate rEulEur1 chromosome 1, rEulEur1.hap1, whole genome shotgun sequence genomic window:
- the LOC130493017 gene encoding cholinesterase-like: MTSLLLWFLSFLVLSLQESKSPAHHDTVVLTSSGPIQGKHLPAGSKAVTAYLGIPYAEPPVGKLRFQKPVPHKRWWHILQATNFGNSCPQILRSGNPDDEIFNANTPRSEDCLFLNVWVPNPRPSKPAAVLVWIYGGAFYVGTTSLIIYDGAFLAATENVIVVSMNYRLGALGFLSLPPAAPGNMGLLDQQLALRWVRKNAVAFGGDPTRITIFGESAGGASVNYHLLSPGSQPLFDRAVLQSGTAVTPWAWVSPEEAKRRAVALAQLMGCAEDESSAIVKCLQEKEMEEFQTYMFSVVDPKIVLNFPFIPTTDGDFLPDDPQKLVESRRFQSKPIMIGTTSDEASIFIFDTALSLCTSKECLLTREKLLEGLKMSVRNATDDFIQAIAWRYSKAEAEGPSRYRSALSQAVGDYFFVCPANEVATETARTGSPVYAYTFTHRSIGSVWPEWMGSIHGSEVPYVFGTLTLIPGTNETHTEAELALIPRVMRYWAEFARSGNPTHSDVGKTKWPLYNPAKQNFFHISTEPPQVMKPSPARHCGFWKALLSEASSPRELRP; this comes from the exons ATGACTAGTCTCCTCCTTTGGTTCTTGAGCTTCCtggtcctttcccttcaggaatccAAGTCTCCTGCTCACCATGATACTGTAGTACTCACCAGCAGTGGTCCTATCCAGGGAAAGCATCTCCCAGCTGGCTCAAAAGCAGTCACAGCCTATCTGGGCATACCCTATGCAGAACCCCCTGTGGGGAAACTGCGATTCCAGAAGCCTGTTCCCCATAAGCGATGGTGGCACATCCTGCAAGCCACCAACTTTGGCAATTCATGCCCACAAATACTTCGTTCGGGCAATCCTGATGACGAAATATTCAATGCCAACACGCCCCGTTCAGAGGACTGTCTTTTCCTCAATGTCTGGGTTCCCAACCCCCGGCCTTCCAAACCAGCTGCTGTCCTTGTCTGGATCTATGGTGGGGCATTTTATGTTGGCACAACTTCCCTGATTATATACGATGGGGCATTCTTGGCTGCCACCGAGAATGTCATTGTGGTCTCCATGAATTACCGCCTGGGAGCTCTAGGCTTCCTTTCATTACCACCAGCCGCCCCAGGAAACATGGGCCTGTTGGACCAGCAGTTGGCCCTGAGATGGGTGAGGAAGAATGCAGTTGCCTTTGGAGGAGATCCTACTCGGATAACCATTTTTGGCGAGAGTGCTGGAGGAGCATCTGTCAACTATCACCTCCTCTCACCGGGGAGTCAGCCTCTCTTTGACCGCGCTGTGCTGCAGAGTGGGACGGCCGTTACACCTTGGGCTTGGGTGAGCCCTGAGGAAGCAAAGAGGAGAGCTGTGGCCCTGGCCCAGCTGATGGGCTGTGCGGAAGATGAGAGCAGTGCCATAGTGAAGTGCTTGCAGGAAAAGgaaatggaagaatttcagacATATATGTTCTCAGTTGTGGATCCCAAGATTGTTCTTAACTTTCCCTTCATACCAACAACAGATGGAGATTTTCTTCCTGATGACCCACAGAAACTGGTGGAGTCCAGGCGATTTCAGTCTAAACCTATTATGATTGGTACTACCTCTGACGAAGCGTCCATCTTTATCTTCGACACTGCTCTTTCCTTATGTACATCCAAGGAATGCCTTTTGACCCGGGAGAAGCTCTTGGAGGGGCTGAAGATGAGTGTACGCAATGCAACCGATGACTTCATCCAAGCCATTGCTTGGAGATACAGCAAAGCAGAAGCAGAGGGCCCATCACGGTATCGTTCCGCCTTGTCCCAGGCCGTGGGTGATTACTTCTTTGTATGTCCAGCAAATGAAGTTGCCACAGAGACTGCAAGGACCGGAAGCCCTGTGTATGCTTACACTTTCACCCATCGCAGCATTGGCTCCGTCTGGCCTGAATGGATGGGGTCCATCCATGGATCGGAGGTCCCATATGTTTTTGGAACTCTGACGTTAATACCGGGAACCAATGAAACTCATACAGAGGCGGAGTTAGCACTAATCCCCCGAGTTATGCGGTACTGGGCGGAGTTTGCCAGAAGCGG CAATCCCACCCATTCAGATGTTGGTAAGACAAAATGGCCGCTCtacaaccctgcaaagcagaaCTTCTTTCACATCAGCACAGAGCCGCCTCAAGTCATGAAGCCCTCACCCGCTCGGCACTGTGGTTTCTGGAAGGCGCTCTTATCAGAGGCATCAAGCCCACGTGAGTTGAGGCCCTGA